In Aestuariibaculum lutulentum, one DNA window encodes the following:
- the ppk2 gene encoding polyphosphate kinase 2, with product MKDSNKPTSKVRKFNYELELAKLHTELVHLQEWVKTQGLKVVIVFEGRDASGKGGTIKRFTEPLNPRVCKVVALGVPTEKEKTQWYFQRYTQYLPAAGEIVLFDRSWYNRAGVEKVMGFCTDDEYNEFLRSCPEFERMLVRSGIILLKYWFSVSDAEQERRFKNRISNPLKHWKFSPMDLESRSRWLEYSKAKDTMFAHTDTKQVPWFVVNSDNKKKARLNCISHVLSQIPYKRMKIDPIELPELPDYKSYVRPPMDYQTFIPEKY from the coding sequence ATGAAAGATTCCAACAAACCAACATCTAAAGTGAGAAAGTTTAATTACGAGTTAGAACTTGCCAAATTACATACCGAACTGGTTCACCTACAGGAATGGGTGAAAACTCAGGGCTTAAAAGTTGTTATTGTTTTTGAAGGACGAGATGCCTCGGGAAAAGGAGGTACTATAAAACGCTTTACCGAACCCTTGAACCCTCGCGTTTGTAAAGTTGTGGCCTTAGGTGTACCCACCGAAAAAGAAAAAACACAATGGTATTTTCAAAGATATACTCAGTATTTACCAGCTGCCGGAGAAATTGTACTCTTCGATAGAAGCTGGTATAATCGTGCCGGAGTTGAAAAAGTGATGGGGTTTTGCACAGACGACGAATACAACGAATTTTTACGATCGTGTCCTGAATTTGAACGCATGTTAGTACGTAGCGGCATCATACTTTTAAAATACTGGTTTTCGGTTAGCGATGCCGAACAGGAACGCCGCTTTAAAAACCGAATTTCGAACCCCTTGAAACACTGGAAATTTAGTCCAATGGATTTAGAATCGAGATCGCGATGGTTAGAATATTCGAAAGCCAAAGACACCATGTTTGCGCATACCGACACCAAACAAGTGCCATGGTTTGTAGTTAATTCAGATAACAAAAAGAAAGCCCGACTTAATTGTATTAGTCATGTGCTAAGCCAGATTCCTTATAAGCGCATGAAAATAGACCCTATTGAATTACCGGAGCTTCCTGACTATAAAAGTTATGTGCGCCCTCCTATGGATTACCAGACTTTTATTCCTGAGAAATATTAA
- the lipB gene encoding lipoyl(octanoyl) transferase LipB translates to MNKCIQLQDLGLKDYKETWDYQEELFKGIVDSKIKNRREESEDDTNNYFLFVEHPHVYTLGKSGDFSNLLLGEEELSKKGATFYKINRGGDITYHGPGQIVGYPILDLDNFFTDIHKYLRFLEEMIILTLQEYGLKAERSEGETGVWLDVGTPFARKICAMGVRASRWVTMHGFALNVNADLGYFDNIIPCGIRGKAVTSLNVELGVSHVDENEVKEKLLKHFKTLFEAEFI, encoded by the coding sequence ATGAATAAGTGCATACAACTACAGGATTTAGGACTAAAGGATTATAAAGAAACCTGGGATTATCAGGAGGAATTATTTAAAGGTATTGTAGATTCTAAAATTAAGAATAGGAGAGAAGAATCTGAAGACGACACCAATAATTATTTCTTGTTTGTTGAGCATCCGCATGTATACACTTTAGGGAAAAGTGGCGATTTTTCAAATCTGTTATTAGGAGAAGAAGAATTATCAAAAAAAGGAGCGACCTTTTATAAAATTAACCGTGGCGGAGATATTACCTATCACGGTCCTGGGCAAATTGTAGGATATCCCATTCTGGATTTAGATAATTTCTTTACAGATATTCACAAGTACCTGCGTTTTTTAGAAGAAATGATAATTTTAACCTTGCAAGAATACGGTTTAAAAGCCGAGCGTAGTGAAGGTGAAACTGGGGTGTGGTTAGATGTAGGAACACCCTTTGCCCGTAAAATATGTGCTATGGGTGTGCGTGCGAGTCGTTGGGTAACTATGCATGGATTTGCTCTAAATGTCAATGCCGATTTAGGTTATTTCGATAATATTATTCCTTGTGGTATTCGTGGTAAAGCGGTGACTTCGTTAAATGTTGAACTGGGCGTTTCTCATGTTGATGAAAACGAGGTGAAAGAAAAACTTCTGAAACACTTTAAAACCCTTTTTGAAGCCGAATTTATTTAA
- a CDS encoding nucleoid-associated protein, which yields MITRKNASISKFIIHKVGNKFNSTKNAFSEKLVEFDEASYELMLPFLLRPFGSVVQSYRFNHHANINLNEINSYSAQIFSDENAFVEISKHIVTHLFEQSTSANIKTGDVLIAMFEGIEYNDMTTNALGIFKIENKVNFFQTYLENDSYDVLVQKGISSKKVDKGCLILNQGDNEGNIILTVDNNNYDAQYWINQFLNIKYADDSNNHTQQYIDLCKDFSEDILKSTYGAQEKNNFLAKTIDFFKENEVVNVERFKDELFEEDKHKSMFDDYKKTFENEQNLVLRNQFDVSERVVTKEKKKIKTDIKLDTHFSIKVDIDAPDATEEYLERGYDEEKKMHYYKVFFNEES from the coding sequence ATGATTACAAGAAAAAACGCTTCAATATCTAAATTCATCATTCATAAAGTTGGAAATAAATTCAACAGCACAAAAAATGCCTTTTCAGAAAAACTGGTAGAATTTGATGAAGCCAGCTACGAATTAATGTTACCATTTTTATTAAGACCTTTCGGAAGCGTGGTACAAAGTTACCGTTTTAACCACCATGCCAACATTAATCTTAATGAGATTAATTCATATTCAGCACAAATATTTAGCGATGAAAACGCTTTTGTTGAAATATCGAAACATATCGTAACGCATTTATTTGAGCAGTCGACCTCAGCCAACATTAAAACCGGTGATGTTTTAATTGCCATGTTTGAAGGCATTGAATACAACGACATGACCACAAATGCGCTTGGTATTTTTAAGATTGAAAACAAAGTGAATTTTTTCCAAACCTATCTTGAAAACGACAGTTACGATGTTTTGGTACAAAAAGGCATCAGCAGTAAAAAGGTAGACAAAGGCTGTTTAATTTTAAACCAAGGTGACAACGAAGGCAATATTATTCTAACCGTTGACAACAACAACTACGATGCGCAATACTGGATTAACCAGTTTTTGAATATTAAATATGCTGACGATTCTAACAACCATACCCAACAGTATATCGATTTATGTAAAGATTTCTCTGAAGACATATTAAAATCGACTTACGGCGCACAGGAAAAAAACAACTTTCTGGCAAAAACCATAGACTTCTTTAAAGAAAATGAAGTAGTAAATGTTGAGCGTTTTAAAGATGAACTTTTTGAAGAAGACAAGCACAAAAGCATGTTCGACGACTACAAAAAAACCTTTGAAAACGAACAGAATTTAGTCCTTAGAAATCAGTTTGATGTTTCTGAACGTGTGGTTACCAAAGAAAAGAAAAAGATTAAAACCGACATTAAACTCGATACCCACTTTTCTATAAAAGTAGATATTGATGCGCCAGACGCAACTGAAGAATATTTAGAACGCGGTTACGACGAGGAGAAAAAAATGCACTACTACAAAGTATTTTTTAACGAAGAGAGTTAG
- a CDS encoding YqaE/Pmp3 family membrane protein, translating into MSFWRVLLSIICPPLAVLDKGCGSILIVLILTFFGWVPGVIAALVILNNPKN; encoded by the coding sequence ATGAGTTTCTGGAGAGTATTACTGTCTATTATTTGTCCGCCATTAGCAGTATTAGATAAAGGCTGCGGATCTATTTTAATCGTTCTTATTTTAACCTTTTTCGGGTGGGTGCCTGGCGTTATTGCCGCTTTAGTGATTTTAAATAATCCTAAGAATTAG
- the lysS gene encoding lysine--tRNA ligase, whose protein sequence is MSQLSEQELVRREKLVKLRELGVNPYPADLYPVTHTSKQIKENFEADKKVVIAGRLMMIKVQGKASFAELQDADGKIQVYFNRDEICPGEDKEKYNELFKKLIDFGDFVGIEGELFTTQVGEKTVKVKDFTLLSKALKPLPLPKEKDGKVYDAFTDPEQRYRQRYADLVVNPHVKEIFIKRTKLFNAMRSFFNDAGYFEVETPVLQSIPGGAAARPFVTHHNALDIPLYMRIANELYLKRLIVGGFDGVYEFSKNFRNEGMDRTHNPEFTAMEIYVSYKDYNWMMDFCERLLEHCAMAVNGSTKAKFGEHEIDFKAPYARVTMADSIKHFTGFDITGKSEDEIRAAAKGMGIEVDDTMGKGKLIDEIFGEKCEGNYIQPTFITDYPKEMSPLCKEHRENPDLTERFELMVCGKEIANAYSELNDPIDQRERFEHQMELAKKGDDEANGVIDYDFLRALEYGMPPTSGMGIGMDRLIMFLTNNQSIQEVLFFPQMRPEKKTVTLSDNEKAIFEVLKAKKSLPLNVLKEESGLSNKAWDKGIKALTKHKLANVIKTDSDLIVELIS, encoded by the coding sequence ATGTCGCAATTATCAGAGCAAGAACTTGTACGTAGAGAAAAATTAGTAAAATTACGCGAATTGGGCGTTAATCCGTACCCAGCAGATTTATATCCTGTAACGCATACATCGAAACAGATAAAAGAGAATTTTGAAGCTGACAAAAAGGTGGTTATTGCAGGTCGTTTAATGATGATTAAGGTGCAAGGGAAAGCCAGTTTTGCCGAATTACAAGATGCCGATGGTAAGATACAAGTGTATTTTAACCGTGATGAAATTTGTCCGGGAGAAGACAAAGAAAAATACAACGAATTATTTAAAAAACTAATCGACTTTGGTGACTTTGTTGGTATAGAAGGAGAGTTATTCACAACACAGGTAGGTGAAAAAACCGTTAAAGTAAAAGACTTCACTTTATTGAGTAAAGCCCTAAAACCGCTACCATTACCAAAAGAAAAAGATGGTAAAGTATACGATGCGTTTACAGACCCGGAACAACGTTACAGACAACGTTATGCCGATTTAGTAGTTAACCCGCACGTTAAAGAAATATTTATTAAGCGTACCAAATTATTCAACGCCATGCGTTCGTTTTTTAACGACGCTGGTTATTTTGAGGTAGAAACACCGGTATTACAATCTATCCCTGGAGGTGCTGCCGCAAGACCGTTTGTTACGCACCACAACGCTTTAGACATTCCGTTATACATGCGTATTGCCAACGAGCTTTACTTAAAGCGCTTAATTGTTGGTGGTTTTGACGGGGTTTACGAGTTCTCTAAAAACTTCCGTAACGAAGGGATGGACAGAACGCACAACCCGGAGTTTACAGCTATGGAAATCTATGTGTCTTACAAAGATTATAACTGGATGATGGATTTCTGTGAGCGTTTATTAGAGCATTGTGCTATGGCAGTAAACGGTTCTACAAAAGCTAAATTTGGAGAACACGAAATCGACTTTAAAGCACCTTATGCTCGAGTAACCATGGCCGATTCTATCAAACATTTTACAGGTTTCGATATTACTGGAAAATCAGAAGACGAAATTCGTGCCGCTGCCAAAGGTATGGGTATTGAAGTTGACGATACTATGGGTAAAGGAAAACTGATTGATGAAATTTTTGGTGAAAAATGTGAAGGCAACTACATTCAGCCAACTTTCATCACCGACTACCCTAAAGAAATGAGTCCGTTATGTAAAGAACACCGCGAGAATCCGGATTTAACAGAGCGTTTCGAGTTGATGGTTTGTGGTAAAGAAATTGCCAATGCATATTCTGAATTAAACGACCCTATCGATCAACGTGAGCGTTTTGAGCACCAAATGGAATTAGCTAAAAAAGGTGACGATGAAGCTAACGGGGTTATTGATTACGACTTTTTACGTGCATTAGAATATGGTATGCCTCCTACATCGGGTATGGGTATTGGTATGGACCGATTAATTATGTTCTTAACCAATAATCAATCTATTCAGGAAGTGTTATTCTTCCCGCAAATGAGACCAGAGAAAAAGACAGTTACTTTAAGCGATAACGAAAAGGCTATTTTTGAAGTGTTAAAAGCTAAGAAAAGCCTTCCTTTAAATGTACTTAAAGAAGAAAGCGGTTTAAGCAACAAAGCCTGGGATAAAGGTATTAAAGCCTTAACTAAGCATAAGTTAGCCAATGTTATTAAAACCGATAGCGATTTAATTGTTGAGCTAATTTCTTAA
- a CDS encoding ribonuclease HII, which translates to MLLLNHSDFVLECGTDEAGRGCLAGPVTAAAVILPKNFKNNILTDSKQLSENKRDLLRPVVETEALCFGIAHIFQEEIDEINILNASILAMHKSIEQLSPSPEFIIVDGNKFKPLNDIPYETIVKGDGKYLSIAAASILAKTYRDEYMNKIHEEFPMYNWKKNKGYPTKEHREAIKKYGVTKYHRKSFRLLPDQLKLEF; encoded by the coding sequence ATGCTATTATTAAACCATTCGGATTTTGTTTTAGAATGTGGCACAGACGAAGCCGGTCGCGGCTGCCTGGCAGGTCCGGTTACCGCTGCCGCAGTAATTCTTCCAAAAAATTTTAAAAACAATATTCTTACCGATTCTAAACAGTTAAGTGAAAACAAACGAGATTTATTAAGACCTGTTGTTGAAACAGAAGCCTTATGTTTTGGAATAGCACACATTTTTCAGGAAGAAATTGATGAGATCAACATTTTAAATGCGTCTATATTAGCCATGCATAAATCTATTGAGCAATTATCTCCTAGTCCAGAATTTATTATTGTTGATGGTAATAAATTCAAACCGCTCAACGACATTCCGTATGAAACCATTGTAAAAGGAGACGGTAAATATTTAAGTATAGCTGCAGCTTCTATTCTGGCAAAAACATATCGTGATGAGTATATGAACAAAATTCATGAAGAATTCCCAATGTATAACTGGAAAAAGAACAAAGGGTACCCTACAAAAGAACATCGCGAAGCCATAAAAAAATACGGCGTTACCAAGTACCACCGTAAATCGTTTAGATTATTACCCGATCAATTAAAATTAGAGTTTTAA
- a CDS encoding OmpA family protein: protein MRKILVLVLFILFLILAWFSWCWYKETVVCCPEPVPEISYGPLIFDCDTGEIITNDLWPEKKQEILTGVGKGKKLLLVGPYFTSETEQDGISRAEMVKLLFTELSREDIITDSRFAGDCEEAKSNMLHELKYKWVTRNDDIIEHLDRTFVFYKYDSDKEVVNESVLAYFDELTSFLKTSGDNILIVGHTDSDGPALYNEDLGLKRANEYKAHLISLGVDESKITVESKGETEPLRPNDTPENKQMNRRVAIHITE from the coding sequence ATGAGAAAAATATTAGTACTCGTACTCTTTATTCTTTTCCTTATTCTGGCTTGGTTTAGCTGGTGTTGGTATAAGGAAACAGTAGTATGTTGTCCGGAGCCTGTGCCGGAAATTAGTTACGGACCTTTAATTTTTGATTGCGACACAGGTGAAATTATTACCAACGATTTATGGCCTGAGAAAAAACAAGAGATTTTAACCGGAGTTGGTAAAGGAAAAAAATTACTGCTTGTAGGACCTTATTTTACTTCCGAAACAGAACAGGATGGTATTAGTCGGGCCGAGATGGTAAAGTTGTTATTTACAGAGTTATCAAGAGAAGATATTATTACCGACTCCAGATTTGCCGGAGATTGTGAAGAAGCAAAATCTAATATGTTACACGAGTTAAAATATAAATGGGTAACACGTAATGATGATATTATAGAGCATTTAGACAGAACGTTTGTGTTTTATAAATATGACTCAGATAAAGAAGTTGTAAACGAATCTGTTTTAGCATATTTTGATGAGTTGACTTCTTTTTTAAAGACATCCGGAGATAATATATTGATTGTTGGTCATACCGATAGTGATGGGCCGGCTCTATATAATGAAGATTTAGGACTTAAAAGAGCCAATGAATATAAAGCTCATTTAATTAGTTTGGGTGTTGATGAAAGTAAAATTACTGTTGAGAGTAAGGGGGAAACAGAACCACTTCGTCCAAATGATACACCTGAAAACAAACAAATGAATAGAAGAGTAGCAATACATATTACAGAATAA
- a CDS encoding bile acid:sodium symporter family protein has product MKIDRFVLAIISIITLAYFFPQLGSKDSNVPLDLIGSIGISLIFFFYGLKLSPEKIKHGLKNWKLHILIQLTTFLLFPILIILFKGFIQGEEGQMLWLSFLFLAALPSTVSSSVVMVSMAKGNIPAAIFNASISGLIGIVITPLWMGLFSKFTATDFNLGEIYIKLLLEILAPVILGILLQKYGQSFVKKYQHQLPLFDKSVILLIIYKSYAHSFEDGVFSTLNLLDLSMVFTAIVILFFAVYFLTGFLSKKLGFSEEDKITAQFCGTKKSLVHGTVFSKILFPSTMPIGLILLPLMLFHALQIFIISIIASKISRRKIATA; this is encoded by the coding sequence ATGAAAATTGACCGATTTGTCTTAGCCATTATTTCAATTATAACCTTAGCTTATTTTTTTCCGCAATTGGGAAGCAAAGACAGTAACGTTCCTCTCGATTTGATTGGAAGTATAGGCATCTCGTTAATTTTCTTTTTCTACGGACTAAAATTGAGTCCTGAAAAAATAAAACACGGACTAAAAAACTGGAAACTGCATATTCTTATTCAGCTCACAACATTTCTACTTTTTCCTATTTTAATTATACTTTTTAAAGGTTTTATACAAGGTGAAGAAGGACAAATGCTTTGGTTGTCCTTTTTGTTTTTGGCAGCATTACCATCTACAGTATCATCATCGGTAGTAATGGTATCAATGGCAAAAGGCAATATTCCTGCCGCTATTTTTAACGCCAGTATATCTGGATTAATAGGTATCGTAATTACCCCGTTATGGATGGGTCTATTCTCTAAATTTACAGCAACCGACTTTAACCTTGGTGAGATTTATATAAAATTACTTTTAGAAATCCTGGCTCCGGTTATTTTAGGGATCCTGCTTCAAAAATACGGACAAAGCTTTGTAAAAAAATATCAGCACCAACTGCCGCTATTTGACAAATCGGTTATCTTATTGATTATATACAAAAGTTATGCGCACTCCTTTGAAGATGGTGTTTTTAGTACGCTTAACCTTTTAGATTTGTCAATGGTATTTACAGCAATCGTGATACTATTTTTTGCAGTTTATTTTTTAACCGGATTTCTATCAAAAAAATTAGGGTTTAGCGAAGAAGATAAAATTACAGCTCAATTTTGTGGCACAAAAAAATCATTGGTACACGGTACAGTCTTTTCGAAAATACTATTTCCAAGCACCATGCCAATAGGATTAATATTGCTTCCGCTGATGTTGTTTCACGCGTTGCAAATATTCATTATTAGCATTATTGCTTCTAAAATATCACGAAGAAAAATTGCTACAGCTTAA
- a CDS encoding ribonuclease HII has protein sequence MRFFCFSLLLCLTFSCTNTKTNRQQPIDYIPENTSVVLKTSNLESLKSSINNSDLLQKFSKTNPYNNLESKLESVSLLKPKSDVLICFSNTKADSLEFTVITKYHDQLVKTDSLPNYKEETIAGSKQKITKSTFNKSTFYSTVIDSMFIASSSKTIIDAAFNNDRIPNSELEKIYNTTSNDRTLSALVKADNPIIKSLFIEDTLSLKAFTNYLAVDIDVSQNEIYVNGISKANDSTESLINIFKNTVPQENQIQNITPSNTDGFLSFTFRNFENLKTNLQAYKKQDSIDNNTELFNNIIEVGVIYQDNDRAVVLNTIDVIATEDALISEQNTIDTFRETEIYSFSKPDVFSKTFSPLITFNNASKYCILDNFFVFADNMDLLQNIITNYQNKTTLSEKDVFIQAKEQLVDASSLMLVANPTTLKQVISQNFDEELNINLDHYNISALQFIYDNNFAHVNGIIKKGKARAEENAVSEELNIKLDNDILTDPQFVKNHITGEKEIVVQDIKNNLYLISNKGKILWKKELQGAVLGTIEQIDIYKNGRLQLAFATPNRVYVIDRNGKDVSPFPMKFNDKITQPLAVFDYDKNKNYRLLVTQGKHVLMYNDDAKEVKGFTFKSANNSIITTPKHFRIGSKDYIAIKTADKLYILDRTGKTRVTPKTGYSYSTEPVFEYNNTFTTTGVNGHLISVDTKGNVASRNLNLSEKHSLTTSTKSLVAQSENKLTIKNKTIELDYGNYTAPGFFYLNDKIYISITDLQTHKAYLFDSQAKLLPNFPVYGNSPIQLDNINKDRNLEFVTKGESNSILLYQLN, from the coding sequence ATGAGATTTTTTTGTTTTTCCCTTCTACTGTGTCTTACTTTTAGTTGTACAAACACCAAAACAAATCGTCAACAACCTATTGATTATATTCCAGAAAACACATCGGTTGTTTTAAAAACTTCTAATCTGGAAAGTTTAAAAAGTAGCATTAATAACAGCGATTTACTTCAAAAATTCTCAAAAACCAATCCTTACAACAATTTAGAAAGTAAACTGGAAAGTGTTTCGCTTTTAAAACCAAAAAGCGATGTATTAATTTGTTTTTCTAATACGAAAGCAGACAGCCTAGAATTTACAGTGATTACAAAATACCATGACCAACTGGTAAAAACCGACTCGTTACCCAATTATAAAGAAGAAACAATTGCAGGAAGCAAACAAAAAATTACCAAATCGACTTTCAATAAATCCACCTTTTATAGTACCGTTATAGACAGTATGTTTATAGCATCGTCATCTAAAACTATAATTGATGCCGCTTTTAACAATGATAGAATTCCGAATTCCGAATTAGAAAAAATTTACAACACCACCAGTAACGACCGTACATTATCAGCTTTAGTTAAAGCAGACAATCCGATTATAAAATCATTATTTATAGAAGACACACTCTCATTAAAAGCTTTTACAAATTATCTGGCAGTTGATATTGATGTAAGCCAAAATGAAATTTATGTAAATGGCATAAGTAAAGCGAACGATTCAACCGAAAGTTTAATCAATATTTTTAAGAACACCGTTCCTCAGGAAAATCAGATTCAAAATATTACCCCTTCCAATACCGATGGCTTTTTAAGTTTCACCTTTAGAAACTTCGAAAATCTGAAAACGAATTTACAGGCTTATAAAAAACAAGATTCTATCGATAACAACACCGAACTTTTTAACAATATAATTGAAGTTGGTGTAATTTATCAGGACAACGACCGTGCCGTTGTTTTAAACACCATAGATGTTATCGCAACCGAAGACGCTCTTATTAGCGAACAAAATACCATTGACACTTTCAGAGAAACCGAAATCTATAGTTTTAGTAAACCAGATGTATTCAGTAAAACGTTTTCACCATTAATCACTTTTAACAACGCATCCAAATATTGTATTCTGGACAACTTTTTTGTATTTGCGGATAATATGGATTTACTGCAAAACATCATCACCAATTATCAAAACAAAACCACATTAAGCGAAAAAGATGTTTTTATACAAGCAAAAGAACAACTTGTTGATGCCTCGTCTTTAATGTTAGTCGCTAATCCAACAACACTAAAACAGGTAATATCTCAAAATTTCGACGAAGAACTTAATATTAATTTAGATCACTATAATATTTCGGCGCTTCAGTTTATATACGACAATAACTTTGCACATGTAAATGGTATTATTAAAAAAGGTAAAGCTCGGGCTGAGGAAAATGCAGTTTCAGAAGAGCTAAACATAAAACTGGACAACGATATTCTAACCGACCCGCAATTTGTTAAAAACCATATTACCGGCGAAAAGGAAATTGTTGTTCAGGATATTAAAAACAACTTGTATCTCATTTCGAATAAGGGAAAAATTCTTTGGAAAAAAGAACTTCAAGGCGCTGTTTTAGGGACTATTGAACAAATAGACATTTACAAAAACGGAAGACTTCAGTTAGCTTTTGCAACACCTAACCGTGTTTATGTTATTGACCGAAACGGTAAAGACGTGAGTCCGTTCCCAATGAAATTTAACGATAAAATCACACAGCCATTAGCTGTTTTCGATTACGACAAAAACAAAAATTACAGACTACTGGTTACTCAAGGCAAACACGTATTAATGTACAACGACGATGCTAAGGAAGTTAAAGGCTTCACTTTTAAATCTGCCAACAATTCCATTATTACCACCCCTAAACATTTCAGAATAGGATCAAAAGATTATATCGCTATAAAAACAGCCGATAAACTTTATATTTTGGATCGTACAGGTAAAACCAGAGTTACACCAAAAACAGGTTACTCCTACTCTACCGAGCCTGTTTTTGAATACAACAATACGTTTACAACAACCGGGGTAAACGGCCATTTAATTTCAGTAGACACTAAAGGCAATGTAGCTTCAAGAAACTTAAACCTTTCTGAAAAGCACTCGCTTACTACATCGACAAAATCTCTGGTAGCGCAAAGTGAAAACAAATTGACTATAAAAAACAAAACCATAGAATTAGATTATGGTAACTACACTGCTCCAGGCTTCTTTTATTTGAACGACAAAATCTATATTTCTATCACCGATTTACAAACACACAAAGCGTATCTTTTCGATAGTCAGGCTAAATTGTTACCAAACTTCCCTGTTTATGGTAATTCACCAATTCAGTTAGATAATATTAATAAGGACAGAAATTTAGAATTTGTAACTAAGGGAGAAAGCAACTCTATATTATTGTATCAATTAAATTAA